A region of the Deinococcus seoulensis genome:
CCCAGGACGTGGCCCTGCGAACCAAGATTCGCGGGGATTACCTCCGGGCCCTGGAAGAAGGCAACACCAGTCTCCTGCCGGAACGCACCTTCGCCCGGTCGTACCTGCAACGCTACGCGCGGGAACTGAACCTCGACCCGGCCCCGCTGCTGGCCGAATTCGACCGCAGCGTGCCCGCCGAGGCCTCGCAGGCCCTGCGCGGCCCGGCAGTCAGGAGTGCCGCGACCGCCACCCCCGCAGCAGCGCGCGCCGGGGGCCTGAATCCCGCGCTGATCACGGGCGTCGTGACGGCACTGATCGTGCTGGGTGCCGGCGGGTACTACGCGTACAGCGCCTTCCTGAAACCCGCGCCGGTCACCACGGGCACGCCCGCACCGGCAGCGGCGGACCCCACGCCGGCCCCGGTAGTCACGGTGCGCCTGAGCGTCAGCAGCGTGCCCAGCGGCGCGCAGGTGTACCTCGACAACCGCGACCTGGGCGTCACGCCCGTCCGGTCGTTCCCGGTGGACGCCCGCCGGAACGCGCAACTGCGCGTGGAGTTCGCAGGGCGCACCCCCCTGAAGCAGACGGTGGACCTGAGCCGCAGCCGCAACCTGCGCGCCCAGCTGAACCCCAGCGGGAAGGCCAGCACCCTGACGGATCTGGTCACCAAGCAGACCACCGGGACACCCGCCGCGACCACGCCCGCCAGCGCGAAACCTGCCGCGACCTCCGCGCCCAAGGCCACCACACCGGCCGCCAAGCCGGCGCAGCCCGTGACCGTCACCTTCGCCGGGGCCTCCTGGACCCGCGTGACCGACAGCTCGGGACGGGTGCTGTACGAGGGCACGCCGCCCGCCGGGAGCGTCAAGGGCTTCCCGAAAGGCGTGACCATCCGCACCGGGAACGCCGGGGCCGTGAAGGTCAGCGTGAACGGCGCGGCCCCCGCCAGCCTCGGGCAGGCCGGGCAGGTCGTGACCCGGCAGTTCTGAACCGGCCACCTGACTGCCCTTCTGAAGGCGCACCGGCATGATCGCCGTGCGCCTTCCGCCGTTCCGGGGTTGGTTTGGGGGCTGGTGGTTTGGGGCCGGTGCATGAACAGACGGTCAGCCTCCCCGCCCGCGCGGCCGCAGGGCACGTGGCATAGATGGAGTGGCGTAGATTGAGAGGACCGTGACTCCATCCCCTCCCCCGCCCGCTGCGCCTTCCCTGAACGCCTTCCAGTACGCCTGGCGAAGCCCCTGGGTCCGGTTGATCGTGTTCCTGATCGCCGGGTACCTGCTGTACCGGCTGAGCGGGCAGATCCGCACGGTCATCGTCGATTTCGCCGTGGCGTTCCTGATCGCCTACCTGGCCAATCCGCTGCTGAACTGGCTGGTGCGCGGGCGGGTCAAGCGGGGGCTGGGTGTGTTCTTCGTGGTGCTGGTCTTCCTGGGCCTGTTCACGCTGGCCGGGGCACTCCTGGCGACCGTGTCGGGGCAGCTGGTCACACTGATCCAGAAGCTTCCGGAGCAGATCGGCACGCTGGGCGACACGCTGGACCGCGCGACCTCCTGGCTGAGCAGCAAGGGCGTGACCGGGCTGGACGGCACGCGCGCCAGCATCATCGAGTCGGCGCAGGAGTACGTGCAGAACCTCGGGCAGAACCTCGTGCCGATCCTGCAACAGGGACTGAACTCTACCGGGTCGATCCTCAGCGGACTGCTGTCCATCGGGGGGGTGCTGGGGCAGATCCTGCTGATCCTGCTGCTGAGCATCTACCTGATGCTCGATTACAGCCGCGTGAACGCCACGCTGCTGGGCGTGTTCCCACGCCCCTGGCAGCCGCGCGTGCTGGAGGTCAGTGAACTGATCGGCACGGCCGTCGGCGGGTACGTGCGCGGGCAACTGGTGATCGCCACGTTCATCGGGGTGTTCGTGTGGCTGGGCCTGATGATCGTGGGCATTCCCAGCGCGGCCGCCATCGGGTTCCTGGCGGGCGCGTTCAACATCGTGCCGTACCTGGGGCCGATCATCGGGGCGACCCCGGCGATCCTGCTGGCGCTGACCATGCCGGGCGCGCTGCTGAAGATCATCTTTGTGATCGTGGTGTTCGTGGCGGCCAACCAGATCGAGGGGAATTTCCTGAGTCCGTACATCCTGTCCAAGACCACGGACCTGCACCCCGTCACGGTGCTGCTGGCGATCCTGGTGGGCGTGGGGTTGCTGGGTTTCGTGGGCGCGCTGCTGGCCGTGCCGACTGTGGCGCTGGGTAAGCTGCTGATGCAGAAGTACTACTTCACCAGCCGCATCTACACCGAGGGGCCGTAGACGACCGACCGGACGGAAGGGGGCCAGGACGTACGTTCCCTATGGACGTCCTGGCCCCCCTGTGCGCCCTCCTTCCATTCCCGCCTGCCGCGAGCCGCCCTGGTGGCGCGGCAACCCCAACGCGGCAACGCAAAACCCCGCCACTGGGGCGGGGTCAGGCTCGGACAGGTCGGTCGATCAGACGAGTTCGATCAGGGCCATGGTGACGCCGTCACCGCGGCGGGTGCCGACGCGCAGGATGCGGGTGTAGCCACCGGGACGCTCGGCGTACTTGGGGGCCACTTCGTCCATGACTTTACGCAGCACGTCGTTGTCGTGGATGTCGCGGGCCACCAGACGGCGGGCGTGCAGGTCGCCGCCCTTGGCGGTGGTGATCAGTTTCTCGACGTAGGGGCGAAGCTCCTTGGCCTTGGTGAGGGTCGTCTGGATGCGACCTTCACGCAGCAGTGCCGTCGCCTGGGCGCGGGCCAGGGCGGTGCGGGCGCTGCTGTTGCGGTTGAGCTTGCGACCGGATTTACCGTGACGCATGGTGATTCTCCTTTGGGGTCAGTCGGCTCAGTCGCGCAGGGCGAGGCCGAACTGGGCGAGTTGCTGCTTGATTTCGTCCAGGCTGCGCTCGCCGATACCGGGGACCTTTTTCAGGTCGCGGTCGGAGAGGGCGCACAGGGCGTCCACGCTGTCGATGCCTTCTTCCTTGAGGGAGTGCAGCACGCGGGTCGTGAGACCCAGCCCTTCGAGGGTCACGCGGGGTGAGTCCATCTCGGCGGGGTAATCGCCGGGGTTCAGGTTCAGTGTGGAGTTCTGGGGGGGCAGGTCGTACACGTTGGGCGCTGCGGGAGCGGCGGGCGTGTAGACGGGCTGCTGGTACTCGGGCGTCACGGCCGGGAGGGCCTCGACGTTGCCGAACACCGTGAGTTCGTCACGGAGGATTTCCACGGCCTTGTCCAGCGTGTCCTGGGGTCCGACGCTACCGTCGGTCCAGACGCGCAGGATCAGGCGGTCCAGGTCGGTCTGCTGACCGACGCGGGTGTTTTCCACGTGGTACGCCACGCGGCGCACCGGGGAGAACACGGCGTCCACCGGGATCGAGTTGATGCGGTCCTTGGTGGCGTGCTTGTCGGCGGGAACGTAACCTTCGCCTTCCTCGACGCGCACTTCCATGACCAGTTTGCCGTCCTCTGCGAGGTTGGCAATCACCAGGTCGGGGTTGACGATTTCAGCGTCGCTGGGGACCTCGAAGGCGCTGGCCCGCACGACGCCTTCGCCCTGCGCTCGCAGGGTGAGGGTCTTGGGGCCGCTCGCGTGGAATTTCACGACGAGCTCCTTGAGGTTCAGGATCATCTGAATCACGTCTTCCTTAACGCCAGGAATCGTGGAGAACTCGTGCAGGACGTCCTCGATGTACACGCTGGTGACAGCGGTACCGGGGATCGAGGACATCAGGATGCGCCGGATGGGGTTCCCGATGGTGACGCCGTAACCGCGCGTGAGCGGTTCCAGGACGAACTCGCCGTAATCGCCGTCCACGCGGGCCTTGAGTTGAGGGCGCTTTTGATCCACTGGGGCCTCCTGATTTAGCGCGAGTAGTACTCGATGATGAAGTTCTCGTTGATGGGCAGGGCGAGGTCTTCACGCGCGGGGAGGCGGGAGAAGGTGCCCTTGAAGTTCTCGGCGTCCAGTTCGACCCAGGGGCTCACGCGGCGGCGCTTCTGCGCTTCCATGTTTTCCTGGATGAAGCCGATCTTGCGGCCGAGTTCGGACACGCTGATCTCGTCGCCGATCTTGACGCGGTAGCTGGCGATGTCGACCTTCTTGCCGTTGACCAGGATGTGACCGTGGCCGACGAACTGACGGGCCTGCCGGCGGGTGCTGGCGAAGCCCATGCGGAAGACGACGTTGTCCAGGCGGCGTTCGAGCAGCTGCAGGAACACGGTGCCGGTCACGCCGGGAACGTTGGCCGCTTCCTCGAAGAGGTTACGGAACTGTTTCTCGCCCATGCCGTACAGGCGGGCGAGTTTCTGCTTTTCACGCAGTCGGACGCTGTAGTCGCTGGGGCGACCACGGCCACGGCGCTGGCCGTGCTGGCCGGGCGCGTAGGGACGGCGGTCGAGGTACTTCTGGACTTTTTCAGTCTCCGCGAGGTTGATGCCTTCGCGGCGGCTCTGTTTGGTGATGGAACCACGGAAACGACCCATGTCTTAACTCTCCTTGCGGCGCGACTTCTGTGAAGTGCAGCCGGGTCTGCGGCCCTCTGTTGCCCGCCTCCGTTGCCTGTGGTGAGGCTTACGTCACCGTGAGGTGAGCGGTGGAGGCGGGGCAGGTGGGCGCGCGCGTGCGCTTTAGGCGCGGAACTTCTTCTTGGGGCGGCAGCCGTTGTGGGGGACGGGGGTGTCGTCCATGATGGACTTCACTTCGATCCCG
Encoded here:
- a CDS encoding AI-2E family transporter encodes the protein MTPSPPPPAAPSLNAFQYAWRSPWVRLIVFLIAGYLLYRLSGQIRTVIVDFAVAFLIAYLANPLLNWLVRGRVKRGLGVFFVVLVFLGLFTLAGALLATVSGQLVTLIQKLPEQIGTLGDTLDRATSWLSSKGVTGLDGTRASIIESAQEYVQNLGQNLVPILQQGLNSTGSILSGLLSIGGVLGQILLILLLSIYLMLDYSRVNATLLGVFPRPWQPRVLEVSELIGTAVGGYVRGQLVIATFIGVFVWLGLMIVGIPSAAAIGFLAGAFNIVPYLGPIIGATPAILLALTMPGALLKIIFVIVVFVAANQIEGNFLSPYILSKTTDLHPVTVLLAILVGVGLLGFVGALLAVPTVALGKLLMQKYYFTSRIYTEGP
- the rplQ gene encoding 50S ribosomal protein L17, yielding MRHGKSGRKLNRNSSARTALARAQATALLREGRIQTTLTKAKELRPYVEKLITTAKGGDLHARRLVARDIHDNDVLRKVMDEVAPKYAERPGGYTRILRVGTRRGDGVTMALIELV
- the rpsD gene encoding 30S ribosomal protein S4; its protein translation is MGRFRGSITKQSRREGINLAETEKVQKYLDRRPYAPGQHGQRRGRGRPSDYSVRLREKQKLARLYGMGEKQFRNLFEEAANVPGVTGTVFLQLLERRLDNVVFRMGFASTRRQARQFVGHGHILVNGKKVDIASYRVKIGDEISVSELGRKIGFIQENMEAQKRRRVSPWVELDAENFKGTFSRLPAREDLALPINENFIIEYYSR
- a CDS encoding DNA-directed RNA polymerase subunit alpha, which encodes MDQKRPQLKARVDGDYGEFVLEPLTRGYGVTIGNPIRRILMSSIPGTAVTSVYIEDVLHEFSTIPGVKEDVIQMILNLKELVVKFHASGPKTLTLRAQGEGVVRASAFEVPSDAEIVNPDLVIANLAEDGKLVMEVRVEEGEGYVPADKHATKDRINSIPVDAVFSPVRRVAYHVENTRVGQQTDLDRLILRVWTDGSVGPQDTLDKAVEILRDELTVFGNVEALPAVTPEYQQPVYTPAAPAAPNVYDLPPQNSTLNLNPGDYPAEMDSPRVTLEGLGLTTRVLHSLKEEGIDSVDALCALSDRDLKKVPGIGERSLDEIKQQLAQFGLALRD
- a CDS encoding helix-turn-helix domain-containing protein, with translation MSFGAALKQARETQGLTTQDVALRTKIRGDYLRALEEGNTSLLPERTFARSYLQRYARELNLDPAPLLAEFDRSVPAEASQALRGPAVRSAATATPAAARAGGLNPALITGVVTALIVLGAGGYYAYSAFLKPAPVTTGTPAPAAADPTPAPVVTVRLSVSSVPSGAQVYLDNRDLGVTPVRSFPVDARRNAQLRVEFAGRTPLKQTVDLSRSRNLRAQLNPSGKASTLTDLVTKQTTGTPAATTPASAKPAATSAPKATTPAAKPAQPVTVTFAGASWTRVTDSSGRVLYEGTPPAGSVKGFPKGVTIRTGNAGAVKVSVNGAAPASLGQAGQVVTRQF